One genomic window of Quercus lobata isolate SW786 chromosome 9, ValleyOak3.0 Primary Assembly, whole genome shotgun sequence includes the following:
- the LOC115959442 gene encoding tetratricopeptide repeat protein 33-like, translating into MKLTWKNNNNKSSKKRPVPTTSNLRNLPFDFDQQQNQDQPSPTTTSTNTNPQLNEELASLDSSDSSNTKQLALSFQAQGDKLAEDGKYREALGKWEAALTLIPENAVLHEQKAQVLLEIGDSWNALKAATRAAELEPSWAEAWITLGRAQLNFGEPDSAIESFDKALAIKPDSEEAQDDRHTASHLIKRRKQLHSAGLSTSQNRYAVNDNKTKSS; encoded by the exons ATGAAACTGACATGGAagaacaacaataacaaaagcAGCAAGAAGCGCCCTGTGCCCACCACATCAAATTTACGAAACCTCCCTTTCGATTTTGATCAACAACAAAACCAAGACCAACCTAGTCCCACTACTACTAGTACCAATACCAATCCACAGTTGAATGAGGAATTGGCTTCTCTCGATTCCTCTGACTCATCTAACACCAAGCAACTTGCCCTGTCCTTTCAAGCACAAGGAGATAAGCTAGCCGAG gaTGGAAAATACAGGGAAGCACTGGGAAAATGGGAGGCAGCTCTTACTTTGATACCAGAAAATGCAGTACTACACGAACAAAAGGCCCAAGTTTTACTTGAAATTGGAGATTCATGGAATGCTTTGAAGGCAGCCACTC GAGCTGCTGAATTGGAGCCATCATGGGCTGAG GCATGGATCACTCTTGGCAGAGCACAGTTGAACTTTGGGGAGCCTGATAGTGCTATTGAAAGCTTTGATAAAGCATTAGCCATCAAG CCTGATTCTGAGGAGGCTCAAGACGATAGGCATACTGCATCACATCTTATAAAAAGGCGAAAACAGCTTCATTCAGCAGGCTTGAGTACTAGTCAAAATCGTTATGCGGTTAATGATAATAAGACAAAAAGCTCCTGA